The Bubalus kerabau isolate K-KA32 ecotype Philippines breed swamp buffalo chromosome 14, PCC_UOA_SB_1v2, whole genome shotgun sequence genome segment CCTGGAACTTTATAGTTCAGAACTAAGGGGACTGAGTGCATACCCTTCCCAGGGGATTGGTTCGGAAGCCTGTCTCTTGGGTTGCAGTTCTACAGACTGTTACGTCGGTGGCTCTAGGACGCTATCAGTTTTGGAAAGAGAAAATGCGACCATAACAGGGAACACACCATGCATTGGTAGGCGCATTCAGAGATACGATGCAAAGAGGCATTTCGAAATCTGAGTCCGAAAAAAGGCGATTCTTGGTCGCAGTTTTCAACCGCAGCTCTAGAGAGAATCCGGCCATCTGTGCCCGGCCTCAGGGTTTTCctgcaaaggagacagagaaacctAGCAGCGAAGGAAAAGCGGCCGCGAGAGGCGAGGGGAGGGGCGACCTAGGACGCTAACAGGCCGGCGGAGGGCGGTGCTAGCGGCAGGCGGAGGCGGGGCGGTCGCGCGCGccaccgccccgcccccgccccttcCGCGCGCCCTTCCCGGAGCGTTAACTGTTCCTCCCCGCACCGGAAGCGcgttcctttttccttccacgTCGCTGGGGAAAGGGCCTTTAATCGCGAGAGTTCCGTTCTCTTGAGAGCGCCTCCGCCGGCGCCTAGATCGCGCGAGACCGCGGAAGGAACCGAAGCGTGTGGCGCGCGCGGCGGCCGCGACGGGCACAAGATGGCGACGGCGACCATAGCGCTAGTAAGTGAGACCCCGGTGACCGCGGGCCGCCGCTCAGACCGCGGGAGCAGATTGTTGGCCCGGCCAGGGCGCCGAGGGTCCCTCGGGGACGTAGCGGCCGCTCCGGAGCCCAGCGCGAGCTTCTGCGGCCTTCGGTCGCgcgaggcgggggcggggcgggcgcgaGGGGAGGGGGGCCGGCCTGCGGCCGCAGCTTCCGGCCCGCAGACTACAACTTCCGGCAGCCGGCGCGGGAGCACCTGGCGCGGCTGTGACCCGTGGTGCGGCTGGGATTGACCGGGGTTGGGGGGTGCCCGTGCCGTGTGGCGACCCGGGTCTCTTCGCGGTGCGGTCGGGCGGGGCCAGACGGTAGTCGTTCCCCTCTGCCCACGTTGTGAGCCTGTATCCCAGACTTGAAGGCGGAGCACCGTGGAACCGTGGCATCTCCCCCTCCAGCGTGTAGGGGCCGCAGGGCGGGCCTGTAGGACGGGATCGGGCCTGTTGAGGAGGGAGGCTTTCGCTTCTTGAGTACAGAGCTGTGAACGGGCTCTCTGCTGATGTCCAGCGGAGAAGAGGTCTCCAGCCAGCAGGGATTCCGTCCTGCAACCCCTACTCAGGAAGGGAAGACGAGGCTTCTCATTACATCTCTCGTTGCACGTATCCTGAGCAGTCATATTGTCCCAAGCGCTATGCGAGGGCTTGGGGGAGCAGTAGGGAACGAAAGACAGTCTTGCCCTGTTCCGCCGTCTGCTGGGCGCTGGAGACCAGTTTCCACTCAGGGTGCCTGAGGTGTTAGGGCGCGTGCAGGCATCTCTCCTGCCTTGCTTAGTGCTCAGCCACATGGAGCGCTAAGCACAGATGGACAGCCTCTCCTCACACAGCACTTCTTGGGGAAGTCTCTCTTCACTCTTCCTCCTCCCAGACTTGTGCCACTGAGTCCCCTCACAGACCCTCACAGGGAACTTCACCCCTTTATTTACCTACCCCTCCCCAGCTCAGTCTAATGGATGGGGTTTGTGTGAGAGGCGTGTGGCTGGAGGTTGGACTGATGGGGGAGATCTGAGGGTCAGCGGGCGTACTTAGGCTGCCTCCCTCAGGCTCTGATGGCCACAGAGGGGGCGAACCTGCCTCACTGGGGCAGAAGCGGACTCCCAGTGAGAAGGCGGCCCCAGGCTCTGAGGGGGGCCCACGCTGTGTGAGTCTCAGATTTGGCTAACTTCACTGACTTCCTTGTGCCATATCCTGCTTCCTGCTGAAGCCACAGGAGCAACCACCTTTGTGACAGGGGCATTAGAGAGAAGAGAGTTGAAGGTGGAGGCCTTGGTGACTGTCTAAGTCACCAGAGTTTTAagatgatggagagggaggcttgAAGACAAGGACCAAAACTCCTGGGGAGGTGTAGAAGGAGCAGAGACCAGTGAGAGTGGAGGCCTCGTGTCCCCGAGCACCCGCAGACCTGCATCAGCACCACACCCCAGCTTTGCTCAGGGGCGCCCAGCTCAGCTGTGGCAGGGCCAGACCTGGTGGTGTCACAGTGGGGCTGGGTGTGTGCACTGGGTCTGGACCTTGGAAGCTGGGCTTTTCAACAAGGGTCTTCACTGCCCGTCTGAATCCTTTTCAGGaggttgatgctgctgctgctaagtcactttagtcgtgcctgactctgtgcgaccccatagacggcagcccaccaggctcctctgtccctgggattctccagacaagaatactggaatgggttgccatttctttctccactgcacgcatgcatgctaagtcgcttcagtcatgtccgactctgtgcaaccctatggacagcagctctttgggctctgtccacaggattctctaggcaagaatactggagtgggttgccatttccttgtccacagGAGTTTAATGAATGTATGTTAACATGCATATACAAACTGTAAAGGCCCAGACTTACCTTATCAGCTTGTGGGAATGAGGTCCAGTCTGTGGCCTAACACATTCCTCCTCTAACCTTTCAAATGAATAGGTTTCTAGAAGAGGCACCAGTTCCCTGCAGTGCTGCAGGGGCATAGcaaaagcttctccatcttctggtTTGTGCCTGCTGAAGAGTGCTGGTTTGCTGCCCTAAGCTGTGGCTTTGGCTGTTGTGGGAGGTGGGGTGAGTGGCACTGGACTTGGTGGACAGTGATCTCGGGGGGAAGAACCCAGGAAGATACAGAAGAGCCTCTTCTAACTTTTGTATGCCTTCCGCCTGGTCACTGCAGAAACAGGCCACGGGCCCTTCCTCTGAtacctgggctcactcctactTGGGACCATCGTCCTAGGAGTTCGATCTGGCAAAAGCACTGGACTCCCTCACCTTCCCAGAGGTGAAGGTGCTTGTTTTTCTCCTGTGGGTCCCAGCCTGCCTGTCACCTCACCGAGAAGCTGTCTCTGCTGCTGTGGCCTCGGGGCCCTCACACTCCCTCTCTCCAACCCTGTGCTTGGTTTTCTCCTTCGGGCTTGTGCTACAGAAATAACCTCGTGTCGGTGCTGGCTAGCATGTCTCTTGTCTTGCTTTTCGTGCATCCGCAGTGCCCCGCACAGAACCTGCCCGCGCTGTGGATAGCAGGGCGCCACGTGAAGGGTACTGACCAGATGGGAGGCAGCGTCCTGCACGAGTCCTGCTGTGGGGACTTGACTCTGGATGTtgtaataatacaaaaaaaaaaaatcactgaaacctGTGGATTGCTGGCCATGTGCAGGAATTGCCTTATGTATTGTAAATGGAGTTGGCCAGAGTTGGCCACTCGCTGAATCTTCCTGCCTGCCCCAGGAGACAGGCCTAATGAGCCTGAAGCTGGAGGTGTTAAGTAATTACTTGATTTTTCTGGTTTTCTAATGGAAATGATTCTTTTGCCCTGGGCTATTGATTAGTGGCAGTGCAGGGGTTTGGGCCCCGGAATCTTGGGGCTGcactgcaccccaccccaccacacacaccgtGTACACCCCCGCACTGCACACACGCTCCCCCACCCCACATACACCCACCAGAGGGAGTTTGCACCCCTCGAGGCGCTGCTGCCTGCTGCTGGGATGCTTTGTGACTGTGGCCTGCTGTGGTCACGGCTGGAGGATAGCGTAAGACTAGCTGTAATGATGAAGGGCAGTTCCCTCTAAGCTTTCTTAGCATCTGCTTAGAAAAGAGCCCTAGGCTCTGTGGGACTGGGGACGTTGTTTCTGCCGTGAATTCCCTGGGGTCGGCTGTCCTTTGTGAGTCCTGGGTGGACTGAATTTCCCTGCAAAGCCTCTTCTGAGCCATCTCTGGTCTCAGCATTGTCCTAGTTCCTGTTGGCTGCTGCACTTATTTGGGTGAGTGGGAAATCATCTGTACATGTGCCCTCAAGTTGATCTAATTCACAGGGGTCAAGAGGTTAGATTACATGCCCGGACCTGAAGTTACCTCTTCTTGGGGTTTTGCAAGGCAGCCTCTGCTCTGGTGTGTTCTGGGGGCTGCCAGGGCACTTGGAGCACAGCCAGACCCTCTCCCCAGATGCCAAGCACCCACTGGGTAGCACCTCTATCAGAAGGGCCCCGCTTTCCTTTGTCTCTCACTGGAGCATGGTTTCATGGCTCACAGCAGTGATCCACTTTCAGAGGGGTTCCAGGGAAGGAGCAGCGCTGGGTGGGCCACAGCTTCCACGCCCACTGGTCACATCTCTAGTGCAGTTAGGCTTGTGCTGCTGTCTTTCCTTTGAGGCTGGAGCACCTGAGACATAGTCTGGCCAGGTCAGCCCAGCGTCTTTGGCTTTGTGCTTAGCGCCTTGAGGGTGGGCAGGGCTCTCGCCCCAGGCTGTCGTCCTAGATGTGTGTGGGTCTTACGCTTGAGTTGGGAGTGGGTTCCTGCTCTGTGACTTCTGAGATGGTGGGGAAGTCTCAGGGCCCTTCCACTAAGACCCTGACTTCCATGATGTTGCCCACCTTCTGCCATTGGGCTGGCTTCACACCAAGTGCTCTTTGGCTCCTCGAGATGTGGCCAAACTCTCACCTGCCCTGAGTTAGACAGCCCTGGACAGTGTGTAGGGGGTGGAGGCATAGGGGAGCCTACAGAGGCAGCCCTGCTGCCCGGCCTGCCAGTCAGAGCCATCTTCAGGAGGGGCCTCGGGACCAAGACTGAGGTGTGGGCTGGCCCAGTGTGTGTGCAGGCTGCTAGCGAGGTGCCTCTGTCTGCCTCAAGGGGAGAGGGCCACCTGTGGTCCTGGTCGTCTTTTCCTGTGTGGCCAGAGGGCTGCTTTTGACCCAGGAGCGAGTGCCTTTTGTTGAGCGGGGCCCAGGAGCACAGCTCAGCTCTCCACACTATCTCTTTCTGAGGACTTACTGCCAGCCTGGGGCTGCCCCAGCCTCTGCTCTGGTTTCTCCTGGCCAGCCCTTTGGGCCTGGGCTCTGGGCAGCGGCAGGTGTGCTGGAGGAGCGGAGCGGGCAGGGTGAGGCGTGGAGGGGCAGCTGCAGGAAGCCCCAGGGCCAGGTCAGAGCTCTGACTGGCTCCTTGCTGGTCCTCGCAGAGTCCAGCTCTTAACCAGGGAAGACAAGCGAGGGCCCGGGCGGCTGGGTCTGCGAATGTTGTCACACCGTCTCCTTCCTGCCTGCAGCAGGTCAATGGCCAGCAAGGAGGGGGGTCCGAGccggcagcagcggcggcggcagtggTGGCAGCGGGAGACAAATGGAAACCTCCACAGGTACTGCCCTTAAGCGTTCTTGCCCTCaggcccgcccgcccgcccgcctgcctgcccgcccgcccgcctgccCGCCTGCCTGCCTGCGCGTCCCTGGCCCCAGAGAAACCTGGCTGGGGGGTGGGAGCGGGAGGAGCCCCGGGGACTCTGCCTTCTGGGCAGagaccctgccctgcccccttgCCACCCAGCCTCCCTCCTGGCTCCAGCTGCCTCCTCTCTGCATCCACTTGGCGTCCTCGCCTCACGTGTCTTCAGATCCCGGGCAGATGGTGGCTGTGGTCAGGTGGGCCCGAACCTCGGGCGGTGCGTGCCTTTCCCTGCTGGTGTCATACAGGAGGGTGGACGTGTCGTTCAGAATGTGCAGGGTGGTGTTAAGAGCCAGAAATAGAGTTTCCCTTCAGATCTCTAAGTAAAACATGAACGCCAACCCCTCTGCAGGTCAGAGCACAGGTCTGGGGCCTCGACTTCAGCGTTGGCCTGGAGGGTCTCAGCCAGTGCTGATCGCCAGAcccgtggggtgggggtggagcgcTGGGCCTTGCTGTCTTCGGATAAGAAGGTTCTTTATGCTTCTGCATGGCAGTGCCTGCCTCCAGAGGACTGGGCAGGACCTCAGCAGGGTGGCCTGTGTGGGCTGTTGGGGCCGGGTGCCCAGCTTGCCTGGGGAGGGCTGTGGTATGCAGCCTGGATCCTGGGAAGCTATGGGGGCTGAAGCTGATGGGCAGGGGGGCCAGGGTGTCCCTCTAGCCAGCCTTCCCGATCTGGCTGGCTATGTAGCCAGCCATTGGTTGGTAGGAGAAGGGCTTTTTGTTTCTCAAGACAAAGAGGAGATTGAGAAGTTTCTGAGGGGCTGAGAGGGGCTGGCATTGATCACCATGGTGACGGCCTGCTCTGGAGCCGTGGCCCCGGCCCTCGTCCTCTTTTCCCACTGAGGAGAACTGGGCTCGGGGCTGGCGGGCAGGCCGAGAGGACCGCCGTGCAGGAGCCAGACTGCACTGCCAGAGGAGGGGCTGCCAGAGCTTCCCGCCCTTTGACCCTGTGCTAGAAACCTAGCACTGCAGCTGGTCAGGAGGGTGCTTCTCAGGGTCTGGGTCGCCAGCCCCTTCCTGCCGCCTTTGTGCCTCTCTCTCTGGTTGCCCGTCACTCCTGTGCTGGGGGCCTGCCTCTCGTCCCTGCTGTCCTCCCGAAGCTTCACGCTGGGGTTGGAGAATCCCCAGTCCGGACGGTTGCTAGCCACCCAGCGCCTGGTGACTGGGCAGGTGTGCTCCGAGCCCCCGCACACACGCTCCTGCCACTCCCACGGCTGTGTCCTTCCCCTGCCAGCAGCTTAGAAATGCCTTTCAGCAGAGGGCATACCTGCACTCCTCGTAGCACCCGCCCTGGCCCGCAGCGGGCTGGGCCTGCCACTGTCAGAGCATCTCCTCGTTCCTGTGCTCACCCAGCGTGTTGGCGGGTGTCCATTTCTGTTCCCTCACGGTGGGCCTGTTTCTGGCTTCTCTTGCCAGGGTGCTAAGCATAGCCCAGGGAGAAGTTTGGTGAGGTGGGCTGGGAGAGCAAGTCCAGGTCTCCAGATGGtgtgcagggctgggggtggggcaccGCCTGCAGCTGTCCTGGGAGGGTGGCGCCTCCCAGACTTGCTCTTTTGAGTGGTCCCTAGAACTGGTCCTGAGCAGGGAAGCTGAGTCTGTGGCTGTGAGATGATGTTGGGGGCCTGGGTGCCAGGCAGCCCAAGAGCGGGGCATCCCAGAACATTCAGAGAGCCCTGGCCCTCCCCTTGTCTGGGAGGCCAGTGCCAGCCAGCTCTCCTGTGCAACTTGAGCCTGAGGTTCTGGGGTCGGGCTTGCCATGAGGGCTGGGCTCCTCTGACTGCTCATTGCTTGTCTTGGTGACTCCAGAGGGGCCTGGGTCCTGCAGCTGCTCTGGGTGGGCCAAGGACCCCAACGTGCCTGTCTGTTTTGGTGTGTGTCTTACCAGTGGGTCCTGGAGGAGACAGGTCTGGGACAGCACTGGGCTGTTGGACCCATGTCCGCCCCAGGCGGGAGACAGTCTGTCCCTGGGGACGGGCTGAGCTGCAGGCCACGCGCAGTGGTCGGGTAGAGGGCGGGGTGGGCCTGGGGCCATGGGAGGGCCGTCGGGGACTTGCTCTCAGCCATCTCCCTGCTCCCGTCTGCAGGGGACAGACTCCATCAAGATGGAGAACGGGCAGGGCACAGCCGCGAAGCTGGGACTGCCTCCCTTGACGCCCGAGCAGCAGGAGGCCCTCCAGAAGGTGAGCGCGTCCCTCCTGGGGCTCCGCGGCAGGGGATGCCTTTGGGGGCGGAGGAAGGCCCATCTCCCCACAGGCGGGCCCCCCAGTGCTCCTCACTGCCTTCTCTCGCAGGCCAAGAAGTACGCCATGGAGCAGAGCATCAAGAGCGTGCTGGTGAAGCAGACCATCgcccaccagcagcagcagcttaccaATCTGCAGGTGAGCCaccctcccgcccccaccccgccgctGCTCTCCTACTCGTGCCTGCGGCCATCCCCGCGAGGTGTTGTGGTGCTCCGTTTCTCAAGGACTCCTTGGGACCCCCGGGTTCCTCCCTAAGGCACGAGTGGCCCAGCCCTACCCACCTATTGAGAGCCCACGGCCCCTGCCAACCCTCTTCTGTAGCCCTGCACCCCTGCCCTTCCCCAGTAGGCTCCTCTTCTCGGACTTCAGACTGTGGCCTTGGGTCACCCCCGAGCCGTGTGCCCAGCTGCGAGGCTGATGGTGTAGCCCCGAGGGGcgtttctccccacccccacggcCTCGGATAAGAGCGGTCAGGCCCCCGCCCCTGCAGTGAGTCCAGTCCAGCGGCTCAGGGCCCAGGATTGAGAGGACAGGCTGGGGACGCCTCCCCAGGGCCCTGCTCTAGGCTTATGGCCAGAGGCAGCCATGGCCATGGGGGAAGAGGACAGGGTGAAGCCGACAGGCCTGGGCCTCGAGCCTCCCGCACCCCGCCCAGCCCGCAAAACGTTCACGCTGCCAGGGGTGCCTGGCTCTTGACTGTGCTCCGTccgctcctcccctccctccccctcctcctcctcctcctgctcctcccccttccttcttGCCCCTGCCGGCCAGGCTGCGGGGCGGGGCACCTGGGGCTCTGAGGCCCCCCTGGGCAGGTGCCGGTGGCCAGCCAGGTGCCCGGCAGCGTGGGAAGGCAGGCGGGCCTCCTGGCAGGGCGGGGACTCCGGGCCTTGCCGCTGTCTGCGTGAGGTGTGACGAGAGCGGAGACTGCTCGGCTCCAACAGACTGAACTCTGTCTTTACTGTCTTTCAGATGGCAGCAGTGACAATGGGCTTTGGAGATCCTCTCTCACCTTTGCAATCGGTCAATAGACATGCTCACTTCTTCCGGGGCTCATGTCCTTAGTCAGGGCTAGAGGGGGGCAGTGCGCCCATGTGCTGGGGACCTTGCTCCCCGTGGCCGGCCCTGCCCGCCAGCTCAGGACGCGCGCAGCAGAGCGCCAGGCGCGGCGGGGCCAGTGGTGTGGGGGGCACCCACCCCGGGACCGCCCCTGGGGAGGCCTGCATCTGCTCTGAGGGCCCGCCTTAAAACTAACCGGCCAGGTAACTGCAGAGGGCAGCCGGCCAGGAGGGCAGCTGCCCGCGCCAGGCCCCCCGCACCCGTGCCGCCTGCACACATCGGGTGTGCCACCAGGCCTCCAGCTCCGCCGGGCACCAGGCTGCTCGGGCTCCTGGCTGGGGTCAGGCGCCCGAGGAGAGAAGGGTCTTAACTCACGGCCCCATCAAACCCTGGaggggggatgggggaagggggtgggggctggggggacccacgtgaaggagagagggaaggagcagGATTGGGCCGCACCCTGGCTGTCAGCAAGGGGCGGAGTCCACGTGGGCAGGGAGCAGGTGGTGGCTGTGGCCCCGGCTGCTGTCAGCAGAGGAATGTGGGGAGGAGATGCCCCTCCCGCCCCCAGAGGCAGGCTGAGGAGGAGGCCAGGCCCCTCTGGGAGTCTGAGGGGGAAACGTGGCCTTCCCAGGGGCCGTCCCTGAGTGTGAGTTCTCACAGGGGACACGCGGTCCTGTCCTCAGGGGCCAGACAGACCCCGTGTCCTCTCTAGGGAGCGTCTGTCTGTGGGAGCAGGTCAGGCAGGGGACTCTGGGCACCCCCACTGTTGGGGAGCCCACACTGAAGAGGAGAGATGCTCCTATCCTGGAGAACTTTGACCCCAGGGGCAGCTGGTCTCACATCTGGGGCATCTGGCGCAAGAGGGGACAtaagtgttgggggaggggggacagtCCTTGATCTCGACAGGAAGCCTGTGGCCTCTTTGTTGGGAGCATAGTTTGAGGAGGGGGTCCTGTCTGGGGGCCATGAGCCTTATTTTTAGGCTCCTCTTGGCAGGATGTGGGGGCCTGGCCAGTTGGCAGTTGGCCTAGACCAGTTGGCATATCTGAAAAAAGAAACTGGCCTCTGGTTATGGGGAACCTCAGGAGGGTGTGGGGGTCGCCCGCTGAGGGGCTGGAGCCAGGGCCCATCTCCTTGGCCTGCCCTGGGCCTTTGGTCTCCCCCCAGTGCCCCATGGCGAGTGGCTCTGGAGCGCTGCCCGTGAGGCCTGTTATCTGAGGTGGCCGGGTGGGAGTGTCTCCTCGAGCGACTGGGGGCCCCAGCATGGAGGCAGTGGCGCCCACCCGCACAGACCCCGGGGCGTCTCCTCTCGGTGGCTCTGCTCCCTCGTGAGGCTCCCAGGGACCAGCAGCCCTTTCTATGAGGGTTCAAGGCGATGGGGCTGCGCGAGCGGTGCTGCCAGTCTTCTCTCCGGGGAGTCCCTGACTGGGCTCCTGACCTCCTCCCTGGGGTCTCTTCTGGGCAGTAGCTGCCCCGTCTTTGCCCCCTCTCTTGCCTCACACCAGCGTCCCTGCAGCCTGGcggctcccccttccctctctatCTGAGTGCATGGCCAGGACCCTGAGAGGACCTCCCAGCCCGCCCAGGTGCCCGGCCCCAGAGTGGAGGGCTTGCAGCCCTGCCTTCCGACCAGCTGTCAGCTGTGCTGTCAGTCTGCCTGGGACCTGGGTGGGCCAGGGTGTGTCCGTTTCCTGCCTTCAGGCCTAACTTTCCTTCCTGGGCTGGGGTCTTGCCGACCCCCGCCACCCTGACTGCAGGGGCAGATCCTGCACCACACCACCGCGTGGGGAGCCCTCCCCACAGCGGagcaggagggggaggggtgggccaggaggggaaggggctgcCCAGCGTCTCGCCACCCCTCACAGGCCAGTGGCTCTGTCTCCCCTTGTTCCTGCTCCAGATGGCGGCTCAGCGGCAGCGGGCACTGGCCATCATGTGCCGGGTCTACGTGGGCTCCATCTACTACGAGCTAGGGGAGGACACCATCCGCCAGGCATTCGCCCCCTTTGGGCCTATCAAGAGCATCGACATGTCCTGGGACTCCGTCACCATGAAGCACAAGGTGAGGGTCCGTCTGCCACCTCGCCCCAGCTCTGCACTCTCCTGGCCTAACTGCACGTTCCTATGTCCAGGGCTTTGCGTTTGTGGAGTATGAGGTCCCAGAAGCCGCCCAGCTGGCCTTGGAGCAGATGAATtccgtgatgctgggaggcaggaacatcaaggtgagggctggggaggggacctTGGGGCCAGTGTGCAGTGTGTTCTGTGTCCGGATAGCCAGCCTAGACTGACTGGGggctctttgtctcctgtctctACCCCAGGTGGGCAGACCCAGcaacatagggcaggctcagccCATCATAGACCAGCTGGCTGAGGAGGCGCGAGCCTTCAACCGCATCTACGTGGCTTCCGTGCACCAGGACCTCTCAGATGATGACATCAAGAGTGTGTTTGAGGCCTTTGGCAAGATCAAATCCTGCACGCTGGCTCGGGATCCCACGACTGGCAAGCACAAGGGCTATGGCTTCATTGGTGAGTttgggaaggtgggggtggggtgaagccccctccccccacaccccagccCCAAGGCTGGCCCTCACTGCGCTCCTGCTCTGCAGAATATGAGAAAGCCCAATCGTCCCAGGATGCCGTGTCTTCCATGAACCTTTTTGATCTGGGGGGCCAGTACTTGCGGGTGGGCAAGGCTGTCACACCCCCTATGCCCCTGCTTACACCGGCCACACCTGGAGGCCTCCCGCCGGCTGCTGCCGTGGCCGCAGCTGCAGCCACAGCCAAGATTACAGCTCAGGTAAGGAATGGTGCCATTGTGTGATTCAGTAGTGGGCACTGGGACCACTGGTCCTGTGGGGACTGGCCCTTTTATGGTCTTGAGTGGAGGCACCCAGATCCAGGACTAAGCGTGGTGGCCTTCTTGGTTGCAGGAAGCAGTGGCTGGAGCAGCAGTACTGGGTACCCTAGCCACTCCTggactggtgtcccctgcactgactcTGGCCCAGCCCCTGGGGGCTCTACCCCAGGCCGTCATGGCTGCCCAGGCCCCAGGAGTCATCACAGGTGAGCCTGGGTGGGTCAAGGTTTCCCTCCTTCCACTGCTGCTCTTCTGGGCCTGATGCCTTCAGCTGTCCTTAACGAGCTTCTTCGCCCCCTGGGCCCACTGCGCCCCAGGGCAGTTCAGCCATGCTCTTTCCTGGGaatggagggaggtggggggagtgaCTGCTGACTCGGTGGGTTTGCTGCAGGTGTGACCCCGGCTCGGCCTCCCATTCCGGTCACCATCCCCTCTGTGGGTGTGGTGAATCCCATCCTGGCCAGCCCTCCGACACTTGGTCTCCTGGAGCccaagaaggagaaggaggaggaagagctgTTTCCCGAGTCGGAGCGGCCGGAGATGCTGAGTGAGCAGGAGCACATGAGCATCTCAGGAAGCAGCGCCCGCCACATGGTGATGCAGAAGCTCCTCCGCAAGCAGGAGGTGGGCCACCGGGGCCGGTGGGGCCGGGCGGGGTGGGGCGGTCCAGCCAGCCACAGCTCTCAGCTGTCCCCCCCACAGTCCACAGTGATGGTTCTGCGCAACATGGTGGACCCCAAGGACATCGACGATGACCTGGAAGGGGAGGTGACTGAGGAGTGTGGCAAGTTTGGTGCTGTCAACCGTGTCATCATCTACCAAGAGAAACAGGGCGAGGAAGAGGACGCGGAGATCATTGTCAAGATTTTTGTGGAGTTTTCCGTAGCCTCTGAGACTCACAAGGCCATCCAGGCCCTCAATGGGCGCTGGTTTGCTGGCCGCAAGGTGGTGGCTGAAGTGTATGACCAGGAGCGTTTTGATAACAGTGACCTCTCTGCATGACCTCGGCCCCGTTCCCTGGACTCGCACTTTTTCCTTGTTTCCTCTGGGTTTTATAGAGTGATTCAATGGTATCTCGGGCCCGGCCGCCCAGCCTGTGGATAAACGTGCAGGTGCTGCTGGCCCTGACCGTCCCTGTCTGACAGTAGTCTTGTGCTTATTGGCTCCCGGGGCGGGGGTGCGGGTGCGGGGCAGGG includes the following:
- the PUF60 gene encoding poly(U)-binding-splicing factor PUF60 isoform X3 produces the protein MATATIALGTDSIKMENGQGTAAKLGLPPLTPEQQEALQKAKKYAMEQSIKSVLVKQTIAHQQQQLTNLQMAAVTMGFGDPLSPLQSMAAQRQRALAIMCRVYVGSIYYELGEDTIRQAFAPFGPIKSIDMSWDSVTMKHKGFAFVEYEVPEAAQLALEQMNSVMLGGRNIKVGRPSNIGQAQPIIDQLAEEARAFNRIYVASVHQDLSDDDIKSVFEAFGKIKSCTLARDPTTGKHKGYGFIEYEKAQSSQDAVSSMNLFDLGGQYLRVGKAVTPPMPLLTPATPGGLPPAAAVAAAAATAKITAQEAVAGAAVLGTLATPGLVSPALTLAQPLGALPQAVMAAQAPGVITGVTPARPPIPVTIPSVGVVNPILASPPTLGLLEPKKEKEEEELFPESERPEMLSEQEHMSISGSSARHMVMQKLLRKQESTVMVLRNMVDPKDIDDDLEGEVTEECGKFGAVNRVIIYQEKQGEEEDAEIIVKIFVEFSVASETHKAIQALNGRWFAGRKVVAEVYDQERFDNSDLSA
- the PUF60 gene encoding poly(U)-binding-splicing factor PUF60 isoform X4, producing MATATIALGTDSIKMENGQGTAAKLGLPPLTPEQQEALQKAKKYAMEQSIKSVLVKQTIAHQQQQLTNLQMAAQRQRALAIMCRVYVGSIYYELGEDTIRQAFAPFGPIKSIDMSWDSVTMKHKGFAFVEYEVPEAAQLALEQMNSVMLGGRNIKVGRPSNIGQAQPIIDQLAEEARAFNRIYVASVHQDLSDDDIKSVFEAFGKIKSCTLARDPTTGKHKGYGFIEYEKAQSSQDAVSSMNLFDLGGQYLRVGKAVTPPMPLLTPATPGGLPPAAAVAAAAATAKITAQEAVAGAAVLGTLATPGLVSPALTLAQPLGALPQAVMAAQAPGVITGVTPARPPIPVTIPSVGVVNPILASPPTLGLLEPKKEKEEEELFPESERPEMLSEQEHMSISGSSARHMVMQKLLRKQESTVMVLRNMVDPKDIDDDLEGEVTEECGKFGAVNRVIIYQEKQGEEEDAEIIVKIFVEFSVASETHKAIQALNGRWFAGRKVVAEVYDQERFDNSDLSA